One Nicotiana tomentosiformis chromosome 4, ASM39032v3, whole genome shotgun sequence genomic window carries:
- the LOC138909753 gene encoding uncharacterized mitochondrial protein AtMg00860-like yields MDQQKIQTITYWLPPKDIHTLKVILGLCNFYRRFVKNYSPIALPMIELLKKVTPWDWGPKRAEAFNALKVATSSSPVLDLLDLAKPFEVQTDASNYALSGDLLQEGHLVAYESHKLKDAE; encoded by the coding sequence ATGGACCAACAGAAGATTCAGACTATCACATATTGGTTGCCACCTAAGGATATCCATACCTTGAAGGTgatccttggcctatgcaacttttaTCGGCGATTTGTGAAGAATTACTCTCCCATTGCATTGCCAATGATAGAACTCCTGAAGAAGGTCACGCCTTGGGATTGGGGTCCCAAGCGAGCGGAGGCCTTCAACGCATTGAAAGTGGCTACATCTAGTAGCCCCGTCTTGGACCTTCTTgatttggccaagccattcgaagtacAGACAGATGCCTCTAACTATGCATTGAGCGGAGACTTGCTACAAGAGGGGCATCTAGTGGCATACGAGAGCCATAAGTTGAAGGATGCAGAATGA